The proteins below come from a single Alnus glutinosa chromosome 9, dhAlnGlut1.1, whole genome shotgun sequence genomic window:
- the LOC133878288 gene encoding uncharacterized protein LOC133878288, translating to MPPTITRNQFWPKLRIRPRKFDLSKKKHSEDGSSTGGSATTPSWGVSLDDDEDDEDAEYLGAPMYESELAPEGYKETARQHPRAVHVVSEKHVLACSVNLGGADQQEKQKPTMTETMTVNKKLSPLDEKTHAIASKFQGLTISAPTASQTVSGEEASQPLSCRWPAPQIYSTPASPQAYSAPAAPHSGNASFGEQIWDKGVSVKEYLIHKIEPGDDERALSQVISEKMSPRRTPGDMGVVEKVKEAVTSLLRNESSKYSTVSTAANSATNTRISANAHSAAKNSPSHLLISINAREVGDEENHGRILQAN from the exons ATGCCGCCCACCATCACAAGAAATCAGTTCTGGCCAAAGTTAAGGATAAGGCCAAGAAAATTCGATCTCAGCAAGAAGAAGCATAGTGAGGATGGTAGCAGCACCGGTGGCAGTGCTACCACACCCTCTTGGGGTGTCAGCTTAGATGATGATGAAGACGATGAAGATGCTGAATACCTTGGAGCCCCAA tgtaTGAATCGGAGCTGGCTCCTGAAGGGTACAAGGAAACGGCGAGGCAGCATCCAAGAGCAGTTCACGTGGTTTCTGAGAAGCATGTTTTGGCATGCAGTGTTAATCTTGGTGGTGCCGATCAGCAAGAAAAGCAAAAGCCTACAATGACTGAAACTATGACTGTCAATAAGAAGTTGTCACCATTGGATGAAAAAACCCATGCGATTGCTTCAAAATTTCAAGGCCTCACCATTTCAGCCCCGACGGCTTCACAAACCGTTTCAGGCGAGGAAGCTTCACAACCCTTGTCATGCCGGTGGCCAGCTCCACAAATTTACTCAACCCCGGCGAGTCCACAAGCTTATTCAGCCCCGGCTGCTCCACATAGCGGAAATGCTAGTTTTGGAGAGCAAATTTGGGATAAGGGTGTTTCGGTGAAGGAGTATTTGATTCATAAGATTGAGCCTGGGGATGATGAGAGAGCACTTTCTCAAGTGATATCGGAGAAGATGAGTCCTAGAAGAACTCCTGGTGATATGGGTGTGGTGGAGAAGGTAAAAGAAGCTGTCACTTCTTTGCTCCGGAATGAGTCGTCCAAATACAGTACTGTCAGTACAGCTGCAAATTCAGCTACAAACACACGGATCTCCGCCAATGCACATTCGGCAGCTAAAAACTCACCATCACACCTTCTGATCTCCATCAATGCTCGTGAAG TTGGCGATGAAGAAAATCATGGAAGAATACTCCAAGCCAATTGA